In the Sandaracinus amylolyticus genome, ACGTCGTTCTCGACCGCGGTGACGCGCGCCGCGCGCGCCTTCTGGAGGTGCAGCGCGGGACCGATCAGGAGGAACGGTACCACCAGCAGGAACACCGGCTGTCCGCTCGCCATCGCCAGCGAGAGCGCGCCCACGACGCCGACCGTCTGCGCGATCAGCACCGCACGCGCCGACATCCGAGCGCGCACGAACGCCAGGTCCACCGAGAGCGCGGCCTCACGCGCGCGCCACCACCGCGCGGGGAGCGCGTCGGGATCGACCAGCGTCGAGTACGTCGCGATCGCGACCCCGACCGCGAGCAGCGCGACGCCGAGCACGAAGTTGCGGTCCATCGTCGTCGCTCCTTCAGCGGATGCTCGAGGGCACGTCGCTGCGCGCGCGGCGGCGGCGGCGCTCGGCCGCGACCAGCACGTCGGCGTCGGTCACCGGATCGCCCATCGAGAGCATGGGCTCGACGTCGTCGGGGTTGCGCAGCACGAGGTGCAGATCACCGGTCGACTGCGCGTGCACGAGGCGCTGCGCTTCGTCGACGGTCGCCGCGACCGTGACCTGCTGCGCCGAGGTCGCGCCGCAGCGCGAGGGCGAGCTCGGGTCGAGCGTGCCCGCGACCGCGAGCACCAGGACGTTCTCGAGCAGCTGCGCGGTGACGCGCTCCTCGCTTCCGAGGCGCGGCGCGAAGTGCAGCACGTCGACGCGATCACCCGGGCGCAAGAGACCGGTGAAGGCCGAGGTCGCGTGCACGCGGACCGTCACCGCGCGCCGTCCTTCGCCGATCACCGCGGCGAGCCGCGCGGCCGCGACCGCCTCGTCGTCGACGTCGTTCCACAGCAGCGCCTCACCGGCGCGGAGCGCGCTCACCGCGCGCAGTCCGACCACGGTCTCGGTGTCCTCGAAGGGCACGTGGCGCTCTTCGACGTAGGCGCGCGGGATGGTGCGCACCGCGAGCACGTCGCGCGTCAGCACCGCGCCCGGCGCGAGGTCGCGCGTGACCGCGACCACGCGGACCGGCTCACCGCCTTGGGCCTCGCGCCGCACGCGCGCGAACGCGGCGAAGCAGAGCGCGGCACCGATGCCTGCGACGAGGAGAGAGAGGAGCAGCGCTCGGAGCTTCACGGGGAGACCTCCTGTTCGTTCGTGGGCGTCGTGAGGACGGCGATCGCGATCTCGCCGCCCTCGTCGCGGCTCGCGATCACCGCGACCACCGCACCGTCGCGCTCGGCGACGATCGATCCTTCACCGCGGGCGTCGGACCACGCCGCGTGCGTGTGCTCGTGCCATCCGCGCCGCGCGAGATCGGCGCGGTACTCGTTCAGCACCTCGCCGGCGTCGCGCGTCACCGAGTACGCGGCGATGCCGTAGGGACGCGCCTCGACGTCCGCCGAGAGCAGCCGGCGCATCCCGGCAGGACGGGCGACGATCGCAGGATCCGCGCCCGGCGCATCGCCTTCCGCAGGGAACATCTCGAGGGGCCGCACCGGGCCCGCGCTCTCGACCGTGACCACGTGGGTGCCGGTCTCCGACGCGCGCGCGTACACGTAGTGCAGCGTGCCGATCGACGTGAGGTCGCCGGTGTCGAGGAAGCGCTGGGCGAGCAGCGCGACGCTCTCGGGCGTCATCTCCATGCGCATGCCGAAGCACGCGACGTAGCCGCGGGTCTCGCCCTGCGCGCGCACCACCGGAGAGAGCGCCTCGCCGTCGCGACCGAGCGTCTCCTGGAGCTGCTCCTCGAGCCGTCCGTCGCGCTCGCGGCAGCGCGCGTCGGCGCCGTCGAGCACGTCCTCGAGCGACGCGTCGTGCATCGCGGTCGTGATGCGGAGGCGCGCGCCGTTGAGCTGCAGCACCTCCGACGAGAGCAGCGCGCCGCGATCGAGCCGCGCGAGATCGGCGCCGAGCCCGAGCAGCGCCTCGTCGACGTCGGCGCGCACGCGCCCGAGGCACCACACGATGCCGACCGCCCACACCACGACGAGGTAGATCGCGAGGCGCGCGAGCCCGCGGCGATCGACGCGCGCAGCCAGGCTCAGCATCCGAGCGGCCCTCCGAGGCCGATGCTCGACACCGCGCTGCAGAACACGTCGCGCGCGACCGTCTCGATGGTGCGCTCGCGCTCGTTGCACACGCCGAGCGCGCTCGCCTCCATCTCGCGCGGAGGCGCGGGGAAGAGCGGCGTGCTCTGCGCGGTCGCGGTCGCGGAGAGGCGCACGGTACGCCCGAAGATCGCCTCGCCGGTCGAGCCCAGCCCGGGGATCGGGAAGGAGCTCTGCATCTCCTGCACCGACGCGACCGCATCGGCGAGCGCGGGATCACCACCGTCGTCGGCCGCGCCGCCGCCGGTCTCGCGGCACTCGGGTGGCAGCGTCTCGCAGCCGCCGTTCGCGTAGGCCCACGCGCACTCGCGGGCCCGCAGCGACGCGTCCATGCGCGCCGCGTGCACGCCGTGGAGGTACACGACGCCGCCCGCGAGCAGCACGAACACGGGGATCACCAGGACCGCCTCGGCATAGGCCGCGCCGCGCGTGTCGCGCAGCAGCGATCGTTCGACGTCTCGTCGCATCACCGCACCTCGACGAGGCCCTTTCGCAGCCGGCGTGCCACGCGGATCGTGCGGATCGAGGGGTGGGCATCGCCGCGATCGAGGTGGGCATCGGGTGGGCATCGGCGATCTCGACCCGATGCCCATGCGCACGAAACGCGACGAGCGGAGCACGGGCCCCGCTCGTCGTGATGGCGTCACGGCTGGCGCCAGCGCGGGGGCCAGTCGTCGAAGTCGCCGAGCTCCTGGCCGTCGACGAAGAGCGTGTGCAGCGGCTCGTCGGGGAAGTCGTTCAGGCGCAGTCGCAGGGCGTGCCCCTCGTGCTCGGCGGCGAACGGGAAGTCGAGGTCGCCGGTGGTGCGCCAGGTGATTTCGTTGGAGGTCCAACGATCGAACGCCGACTTCGTCATCGTGCCTCTCCTTCGTCGCCCTCGCCGGGGCGCGGTCGTGGTGGGCGACCGTCGAAGTGCTCGTTGAACCGCTCGTTCGTGCGCTGCGAGCTGTCGATGATCCCTTGGTACACCTCGTCGTCGCTGCGCCCGCGACCTCGACCGCGCCGCACCAGATCGTCGAACGAGGGCCCGCCCGTCCGGCCGTACGTGCAGATGTCGCGCAGCTGGAGGAACGCGACCGACATGCAGTTCCCCATCATGCGCCGCGCGCGCATGCGCGCATCGTGTCGCGCGTCGTAGGCCGCGCGTGCACGTTCTTCGAGCGACGCGCCCCGCCGCTCGAGCTCACGATCGCGCTCCGCGATCTGCGCGATCCGATCGTTGTACCAGCGGCGGACCTCGGAGTTCGTCCGCGGTCGATCGCGATCGTCGTCAGGCCCGGCGCGCGGCGTGTCTCCGCGATCGTCGGGCCCGGATCGCGGCGAGTCGGTGCGGTCGCGATCTCGATCTCGATCTCGATCGCGATCGCGCCGTCGATCGGGATCGCCGAGATCGGGCGAGAAGTCGGGCGCCCCAGGTCGTCCGTCGAGCCCATCGTCGACACCGGGGACGCGGCTGTCGTCGAGCGGCGCGCTCGCATCGCCGACGAACGACGAGCTCGTCGCCGCGCCGAGCCCGGCGACGCCGATCGCGCCCGCGACCGCGAGCGCGCCGACGAGCAGCAGTTGTTCGATGCCGAGCTGCCCTCGGGTGTCCGAGAGCGCTCGTGTCCATGGAGGAGTCTTCCGTCGCATGGCGCCACGCTCAGCAGCGCACGTGCCGTGGATGCCCACTCGATCGACGGGCCGTGCCCACCCTCGCGGCGAGGTGGCGAATACGAAGCGCGAGACGGAGGTTCACCCCCTCGTGACTCGAACCCGGAACGAAGAGCCCATGTCGCAGTCTCCCCTCCACGACCACGCTCCCGTCACCCGGCGCAGCCGTTCCCGCCGGCGCCGCGCACGTCTCGCCGCGCTGGGCATCACCCTCGCGCTCGGCGGCAGCGCCGCCGCCGTGTCGGTCTCCGCACAAGAAGCGCCGCGCGCGACGCAGCCGCAGACCGCCGCAGAGCCGCCGCCGATCCCGCAGCCCCAGGCGCAGGCCGCGATCGCCGACGCCGAGCGCGTGGGCACCGCGTTCGCCGCGGTCGCCGAGCGCATCTCTCCCTCGGTCGTCTCGATCCGCGTCGAGGCGCGCATCGATCCCCGCGAGCAGATGCAGCAGCTCCCGTTCGGCATGTTCCCCGGGATGCCGCAGGAAGGCGACGACGAGCGCATCGTGCAGGGCGGCGGCTCGGGCCTCGTGATCTCCGCGGACGGCGCGATCCTCACGAACCGCCACGTCATCGAGAACGCGACGCGCATCCGCGTGCGCTTCCAGGACGGACGCGAGCTGCCCGCCACCGTCGCCGGCGTCGATCGCGCGACCGATCTCGCGGTGCTCCGCGTGCAGGCGCGCGACCTCGTGCCGCTGCGCTTCGCGAACATGGAGCGACAGCGCGTCGGCCAGTGGGTCGTCGCGATCGGCTCGCCCTTCGGGCTCGACACCACCGTCACCGCGGGCGTGCTCAGCGCGACCGGCCGCGGCGGCATCGGGATGAACGAGATCGAGGACTACATCCAGACCGACGCGAGCATCAACCCGGGCAACTCGGGCGGTCCGCTGGTGAACCTCGACGGCGAGGTCGTCGGGATCAACACGATGATCATCGGCCGCGGTCAGGGCATCGGCTTCGCGATCCCCGCCGACATGGCGGAGCGCGTCGCGCAGCAGCTGCTCGCCGAAGGCCGCGTGCGGCGCGCGTGGATCGGCGTCGGGTTCCAGGAGCTGACGCCCGAGCTCGCGGCGGACTTCGGCGTCGGATCGCGGCGCGGCGCGCTGGTGAACGAGATCGTGCCCAACGGTCCGGCGGCGCGCGCGGGCGTGCAGTCGGGCGACGTGATCGTCGCGGTCGAGGGCGTGCCGGTGCGCGAGTCGCGCGACCTGATGCGCCACGTGCTGCGCCGCCCGATCGGCGCGTCGGTGCGCATCGACGTGATGCGCGCGGGACGTGCGGTGCAGCTCGCGCTGACGACCGCGGAGCGACCCGATCCGCGCGACACGACCCCGCAGGAGCTCGGCGGTCGCGACGCGCGCCCGACGCGCGACGACGGGACGTGGGGGCTCTCGCTGCTCCCGCTCACGCCGCAGCTCGCGCGCGAGGTCGGCCACGCCGGACCGCAGGGCGCGGTGGTCGCGCGGGTGCGCCAGGGCAGCCCCGCGGAGCGCGCCGGGCTGGAGCGCGGGGACGTCATCGTCGAGGCCGATCGCGGCGCGGTGCGCGGGCCCGGCGAGGTCGAGAACGCAGCGCGCGACGGACGCGCCCTGCTGCGCGTGGCGCGCGGCGAGCGCTCGTTCTTCACGGTGATGCACCGGGAGTGAGTCCTCACCGGAGTGCTCGTCCCGCAGGTCCCGAACGGGAGCGCGCGAAGCGCGCGGACGGTAGGGACCGGCGGGCGAGCCGATTTGAGTCCTCACCGGAGTGCTCGTCCCGCAGGTCCCGAACGGGAGCGCGCGAAGCGCGCGGACGGTAGGGACCGGCGGGCGAGCCGATTTGAGTCCTCACCGGAGTGCTCGTCCCGCAGGTCCCGAACGGGAGCGCGCGAAGCGCGCGGACGGTAGGGACCGGCGGGCGAGCCGATCTTTTTCGACAGTCTTCGATCGCGCGATGAACGCCCTCGCCGTGCGGGCGAGGGCGTTCGTCGATCCCCCGTGGTAAAGAGCGCGCGCGTGAGCGACCGCGACGACGACGACCGCGTCGAGACGCCGCCCGAGGGCGCGACGTGCGGCGAGCATCCCGAGCGTCCCGCGCTCGCCCTGTGCCCGCGCTGCGGCGGCTACGCGTGCCTCGCTTGCTGGCA is a window encoding:
- a CDS encoding TadE/TadG family type IV pilus assembly protein; translation: MRRDVERSLLRDTRGAAYAEAVLVIPVFVLLAGGVVYLHGVHAARMDASLRARECAWAYANGGCETLPPECRETGGGAADDGGDPALADAVASVQEMQSSFPIPGLGSTGEAIFGRTVRLSATATAQSTPLFPAPPREMEASALGVCNERERTIETVARDVFCSAVSSIGLGGPLGC
- the cpaB gene encoding Flp pilus assembly protein CpaB, which encodes MKLRALLLSLLVAGIGAALCFAAFARVRREAQGGEPVRVVAVTRDLAPGAVLTRDVLAVRTIPRAYVEERHVPFEDTETVVGLRAVSALRAGEALLWNDVDDEAVAAARLAAVIGEGRRAVTVRVHATSAFTGLLRPGDRVDVLHFAPRLGSEERVTAQLLENVLVLAVAGTLDPSSPSRCGATSAQQVTVAATVDEAQRLVHAQSTGDLHLVLRNPDDVEPMLSMGDPVTDADVLVAAERRRRRARSDVPSSIR
- a CDS encoding trypsin-like peptidase domain-containing protein; protein product: MSQSPLHDHAPVTRRSRSRRRRARLAALGITLALGGSAAAVSVSAQEAPRATQPQTAAEPPPIPQPQAQAAIADAERVGTAFAAVAERISPSVVSIRVEARIDPREQMQQLPFGMFPGMPQEGDDERIVQGGGSGLVISADGAILTNRHVIENATRIRVRFQDGRELPATVAGVDRATDLAVLRVQARDLVPLRFANMERQRVGQWVVAIGSPFGLDTTVTAGVLSATGRGGIGMNEIEDYIQTDASINPGNSGGPLVNLDGEVVGINTMIIGRGQGIGFAIPADMAERVAQQLLAEGRVRRAWIGVGFQELTPELAADFGVGSRRGALVNEIVPNGPAARAGVQSGDVIVAVEGVPVRESRDLMRHVLRRPIGASVRIDVMRAGRAVQLALTTAERPDPRDTTPQELGGRDARPTRDDGTWGLSLLPLTPQLAREVGHAGPQGAVVARVRQGSPAERAGLERGDVIVEADRGAVRGPGEVENAARDGRALLRVARGERSFFTVMHRE